The genomic window TGTGGATAGTGTTGGTAAAAGCTAGGGAAGTGCCTGAAAGAAAGTTAAGATAAAGTGTTAGACCTCTTGTATCTCAGAATCGAAGTATCTCGTTCTCACGTATGCTTTGCTatccaaaattgaatcaataatggCACCAAAAAAGGATACCCATTTGAGGAGGCTGTTCTAAAGCTTTTTATTTCAATTCAGTCACTCTAACTGAACAAGTTTCCTATACAAATTATACTAGAAATCCCATTTCACTGGCCTCCAGCAATTTTTCCATATTTGCATATTTGTACCCCAAAAAGATTCTCCAATGGTTTTCTAGTGAATTGTATGATTTAAGGAATtgacaatacattaaaaaacaagaatagggaaaaacttaacaaaatattaagagTAATTACTGTATATAGAATGTAAGtatgtgatttattttacttttttctgcttgtagatattttctaaactttcattaattaatatgttttattttatgatagaacacattaaaattttacttttctaaagATGTAGGAAACTCACCATGAAGAGCCCCCAAAcaagaatattttacatatattcaaGGTACATAGGTGTAATTATTAATATACATAAGGTTAATGAACATACTAGATATTAATTAATAACTATTCAACAAAAATGCCAAATTTAAAAGAGACAAATTTTGCCTTAGTGTattctttcttattgtttttcttctgcaACAAGTTCTATACtattttgggaagaaaaataaaaccaagcagAAATGtacaaagtagaaaatgaaagTTCTCTGTCATCCCAAATGGGAGATAACAATTTGTTGCATAATTCTCCAGACTTCTTATCACTGACACCATGTATATTACTTTATGctacaaaaatgaaattgtattatATGAACTCTTTTGctgtatttaattttctattttatatctcacaaatatttttctacatcaACACATTAAGCTATTATTcgtccttttctttaaaaataatgaataaaaattcaCCCCCAatacaatgaaatgaaaatttatataagaattctccttccttttctccacttATTCCATCTTATTCCACCTCCAAGGAATTACAACTTTAACATTTTTGATAGCACTTTTCCTAATTAATTTTTGAAGTCAGATAAAATACATAGATGACTGTGAGATAGGcctgatatttaaaatttttttattaaaaaatttatttttaatggcattttGTTCACTAATtgataagaattttaaattaaaacaattaccTTTATAGTTTATGTTGAGCCATGAGGGATTTGTTTTGAAATCAAATGGTGCCAGGACATCCAACTCATGCACCCTAAAGATGttataaatgaaaacagtttACTCTGGATGAAGCAGTTCATAACTGCACATCAAAGCAACGCATATTACTATTCTCATACAAGGATAAGTTACTCCATTTACCCACATTATGGCACATTTCAAAACTGGCTGAAATGGGAAGAAATCACCAGTGAAGATAATAATCtctatagaatttttttctgactcAAACGTCTCACTCTTCTTGCTAGAATTACAAGTTGTGGTAACAGTTACAGCAAACTTTCAGATCAATCATTAGGTGAGAGGGAAAAAAGGTAACAAGGGACAAGGCAATGTCTAGCTACAAAATGTAAGCTCACTTTAGGGCCAAACCAGTAGTTCTACAGATGTAAAATAGGTTCACCCAAATGGTGctataacatattttttaacattaagtGAGCTACTGTAGCAGTTAGAattaataaaatgctaaatacaTCTCATCATggatatatttttgaaatgtaatgttgaaaaaagttataaaatgacACCTATTAtatgataccatttatataaaaaaaatttactaagcagaaaaaaatgaagtgagctaaaaagaaagagtttttaaaaactggctgACTTGGATGACAGCCAAATAACATTTTGTCCACATTGTCTTCTTTGTCCAATTAAGTTccactttaattttatttgatgtCTCAGCTAGAATCTTGGTATTTCCTGCCATCAAACATGGAAGGAGAATGTAATACCATGGAGACAGCGGAGGCTTGAAAAACAACAAGATACAGGTTCTAATCCCGGTGGTGCTATAACCatgaacttgggcaagtcacctaacctctctgggctccaATTTCCTATCTGTAAATCGAAGAGATTAATCTCTGAGTTCCCTTCCTGTTCTAAAATCTGAGACTATAAAGCACACAACTGGACTTTATACTATACCCAAGTTTGTAGTTGTGTGCAGCTGGCCAACCAGTTTGCTGCCTCCTGAAGCTTTAAGGTCTAATTACTTCAAATTCCTCACCTCTGACTCATGTTAACTACAAACCCTTGAATGCTCAGCGAATCCTACAGAGTCTTGCCTTCTCCTTGCCCCCGGCATAGCCTCACCATCTCCAGTCCCAGCAAACAGGCTGAGGCTGCATGTGAGCGCCAGATACTTCCTCCATGGGCTTGCCTGCAAGCATGCTGAGTAACATTCTTTCCATTGCAAACACTGGTACCATTATGTTTTGATAGTTGCATATTGGTATTAATTTGCGCATTGAAATAGAATTCCTTGCTTGCACAATAAAATTCAATTGTGTAAGCACTCAATTTCTAAGAAATCATTTGTAAATACACATAATGAATCTCAAGGCAACCAATATATTGGCAGCCAAAATCTGTAGAGACAAAATTCAACCATAGCAAGacaaaaaattacctgaaaaaataatgttttacactTACATAAAAACAATACCATTAAAATACGTGTATTGTCCCATTTTGTCCTCATAATAACTCTTTTTTGGATTATTCCATTTGACAAACGAAGGCACTGAAATAGGAGATACACTGTGGTTTGGTCAAGATGATTCAGAAAGTTAGTAAGAACTTGGGTCTCTTGCCTCCCAAAAGCTATCTCCAACCTaacagaaattatttaaattggaTGTGGATGATCTTTAAGTGCCTTTCTTGTTCAAGCCTTCTCTGATTCAATACCAGACCAGGGAGTAATGGGTTCACTTTCTTTCCATGAACATCCTCCAAAGAGGTAAGAGAAACAGTCCTAACTGATTCTATCCACTTCATTTCATGATTGTTACTTTTATCATTTTCAGAGATAGAACATTTGCCTATTTTCACTTAAATAATGAAagtaggctggatgcagtggttcatgcctgtaatcctagcactttgggagaccaaggcaggaggatcatttgaggccaggggttcaagaccagcctaggcaacatagtgagaccttatctctaccaaaaaataaaaaataaacaaaagtaagaaactatgtcttaaaaaaaaatccacatcctCTAATCCATAAAGACATATGAAACGTTAACTATAAAAGTCTTTCCTATTCAATGTTAgctttttaattctgtttgaAGACAATGTGCTACTTACTCAAACAACATGCACCCCGTGCTCAGGGACACGTAGTACACGGTGTAGAACAGGATGACACACAGAAGAAGCTTCTGCAAAACAACCTGTGGAGAAAACAGATGTGAGGTCCAAGAGCCTGGGATTTTTCACATGGTCTTTGGTAACTAGTTTGGCAAAAGATGATGAATGATTACTAGATAGTGCTGGCTAGCCTTGTATTGCTTAAGGACCCACGGGATGGGAAGGACTTCAAAGTGTCCATCTTGGAGCTTCTTCGGTGGTATAATTTTCTTAAGTGTCATGTGTCTTGGGTTTGGTTTATCCTTCCTACCATGTATTGAAATcagttagtttttcttttcatttgaacaTTAATAGCCTCTAGATATTTCTAGATGATTGCTTTCATTTCTATCCAAAATAAGATGAATAATATATAGTCTCTATATTAGTATGTGTTTTCAACCATTaaacttttcttatttctgttaatattaaaattcaaataacattttaattttttagtacaTTCACTTACTATAAAATTTTCCTTGTGTAATCCAAAAACATGAGGATTGTACTACATACCCAGAAAACCTACAAATACTAAATCTGTGTAAGACATTTggcactatttttttaattaaattataatttgtgAGACAATATATTTGTTGACAAATTTTATATAGAGATACACTGACTTTTCCTgacaaatttataaaacactacatatttttaaaatgttgctagCTGAAGAGGTTACCATCTCACACATTTGCACCAAGAATTAATGCAATATACAAATCCATATCACTTACGCTCCATTCACTGGAACAAACTTCCTAAAtgccaatatttgtattttaacttgACAAAATGACTCTAAACCTCAGCTGTGATAATAATATAATCTTGCCAGTCATAATAATAATGGCAagaaccacagttacttttgcaccaacctatagaAAGATGAGAACAGGTAAATTCCAAATAATATTATCAAAAAACCCACATAATACCACAATAATTAAACCTCTGTACAAGAATTTACAGAGCAATTTGGTAAAACACAATAGATGGTCCTGAAATGGACTCTTCCACATCTGAGACCTAAGAAAGAAGCACTGCAGATTAATGAGAATTGGAAAGATTATTTGACAAATGGTCCTGTGAAAATAGTCTAACTTCTAAACAGAAAAATCCCATTAGATTCCAGTCTTGTACCAGACACCACAATAAATTTCAAGGGGATTATAGGCTTAAATGCCAAGGAATaggttgggagaaaatatttgcaatatatatcACAGGAAAAGGATTGATATCTATAATATACAAACTCACACAAATGTTAGAAAAAGACaaaccaatagaaaaatggacaaagtatATAAATAGGCAATTCACATGAAGAAATACTTAAAAAGCCaacaaacaatcaaaaatgtGCCAAATTTCGCTATTAACCTTTTCAAAGATATCCTTATGACTATAATAAAGGTCGCAGCATTTCACATGAGAAATGCTCAATTTACtcagtttattcttttattttagaatcttaAAGCCATTTTTGCTTAACCCACACTCCAGCACtttagatttattattatttttacttgaatGACCAATTCACCAAACTGACCACATATTTTCACTTGCCTAGGTACAGAAGGAGCCCACAGctagaggcaggaggagaagctaGTTAGCAGAGAGTAGACCACAACCAAGTGGCTGAATGGACCAAATTTCCAGATCTACCAAGAACCTACTTCtttcaactatttttaaatgggTAGGATGTGAAGCCTGACAGGGCCATGAAAAAACAGGACTCCAAGGTTCTGGGACCTTCAGAGTCTTCCCCCATCCCTTGCTCCCACACCATCCTCAACACCCCCTACTCTTTGCCTATGTCCACCCCCAGCCTTGCTCACCAAGTCTCATCTCTCTTCGCTGATTCTTATCCCCAGTTCACCCTCAGGATCTCACATTCCTTGTCtctgttttttggggttttttttgttttttttttgagacagagtttcgctcttgttgcccaggctggagtgcaatggcactatcacggctcaccacaacctcagtctcccaggttcaagcaattctcctgcctcagcctccctagtagctgggattacaggcatgcaccaccaagcccagctaattttgtatttttaatagagtcgaggtttctccatgttggccaggctagtctcaaactcgcctgcctcggcctcccacagtgctgggattacaggcatgagccaccccgtgCCTGGCCTTCACATTCCTTGTCTCTTAATCTCTCCTCCCTTATGACCTTCAGTCTCTCCTTCCTCAACCCTTGGTCCCCTCCTGTCCATGCTCCTCATTCTCTCCCTAAGACCTGCATAGCCTGTGGTTCCATGATAGCTGACacaacatgattttttaaaaggaatgtgTACAAAAGAGACCTTCTTCCCACAGCTGTCTTTCTTTTATCAGAGAATAAAAATCCTTCCTAGAAGCTGCAAACAGCCTTCCCATTATGTCTCATTGTCCGCCACAGGGCCACATGTCCACTTACTGAACAATCACAGGTAGAGTAAAAGGGTTTACCATGGCAGCTTTATGACATCATGACTGCGCTTCCGGGGACAGGCACCTACTgcctcaataaaagaaaaattggagtTCTATTAGCAGGGAAGAAGGAGTTGGGCAGGAAACTACATCTTCCACTGGGAAGGAATCAATACGGAAATAGCTAAAAGCCCTCATTTTGTAGCAAAGAGTCTTTGAAGGTCAAAAGAAAATGTGGAGGTATTGCCTGAGTTGAGGCCCATGCATCAACTGGCTCAATTCTTCCCCAACTGCTGGAATAAGAATTTGCTGCTGGGAGATGGGTATGTAAAACGGAGCAGCTGGGAGCTTCTTCAgcactataatttttttaagagtcatGTGTCTTTGGGTTTGCTTTATTCTTCCTACCATGTATTGATAtatcaattgtttttcttttaatttgagcATTAATAGCCTTTAGATCTTTCTAGATgattgctttatttcatttcaatCCAAAATAAGATGAATAATATATAGTCTCTATACTAACACGTATTTTCAACCATGAAACTATTCTTATCGctgttaatattaaaatttaaataacattttaatgttttaatacatTCACTTACTATAAAATTTCCCTTGTATAATCCAAACATGAGGATTGTACTACATACCCAGAAAACCTACAAATACTAAATCTGTGTAAGACATTTGGcaccattttttaattaaattataatttgtgAGACAATATATTTGTTGACAAATTTTACATAGAGATACACTTACTTTTCCTgacaaatttagaaaacattaaatataaatataatatcaaaataatatattttaaaatgatttgtaagaaatatttggaaaagcAAGGCATAatgtttgtaaacattttttctaCCTGAATTATAAGTCTAGATTTTCAAATAATACTTTTCTCATAAGCAAATTCATTTGCTTTTACTATGTTCTTCCTCGAATCTACACCCTACAGAGTCTATGGAACCCAagtattttctaaaaaacaaTCAGACCATCACTTCCTCTGCTTTATATCCTTTTATGGCCTCACATCATTATCAGGAtttattcttccacttttttcATTTGACAAATAGTTACTGGGCGGGGTGGCAATGCAAGGTAAATTGGATGTGGTCCAAGCCATAAGAGATGCAGTTGAGCTGTTGTTCTCAAATGTACAAGCATCAGACTCACATTAAGGTcctattaaaacacagattacaGGGCCCAagtcccagagtttctgatttggtAATTCTGGGATGGGTTCCAGGAATTTGTGTTCATAACAAGTTCCCAGCTGATGCTGCATCAGCTGTACCTAttaccacactttgagaactactgatcTAGAGGCAAGAATGAGTGAAGAAATGGCTACAATACGAAGAGAAGAGGTATAATTGAGGAGGGTATGGAGTGCTATGTAAGCCCAAGCAAGACAACAGCAGAGAATGGGTaggtcatgtgtgtgtgtgtttgtgtgcttcCATGCACATGTGTGAAGGGGGCATGAACATTCCCCAGAAAATCTTGACAACATTTATTGTAGGTTTTCTTGAGTTACGATATCACATctgcattacctcatttaatccttataaaacTTCTGAGTGGTAGAATCCTtttttagagagaagaaaaatgaggctcagagagctctTGTAACTTTCTGAACATTTGACAGTCAAATGCTGAGCTGAGATGCAGGTGCTGCTCTGACTCAACCCTTATTCTACTTATGATGAGCTGGAGCAGTGGCAGGGGTGTCCATAGGCACAAGAAGCACTTGCAAAGACCTGGGTGAAGCCAAACTTGATGGAGAGGAGTGTTGGTAGGAGAGGTTTAAAGAGCTGAAGTCAGAGGTGAAGGGAAGTTTATGCCTTAATGAGGAATTTTGCATATCTCTGAAGGCCCTGGGGAGGCTGAAAGATTTAAGGAGTAGTATAGACTAGAGAGGGGCCATTAGGTCGGGGAAGCATTTAAATGGGTTTGCAATGGAAATGGGGAGGAGGACAGGTATGTGAACTATTAAGGAAACAGAATAGATAACTTGTGGGGGTTAAGGGAGAGGAAACTGTTGACTCTATCTCCCAGTTTTCCAACCCAATTTTATTGATTGGTTGGACAATAAGGGGAGCACTATCAGTTCTAAATGACTGGAATGGTAATCCATAATCTAGCCCAGTGCTGTCCAGCAGAAATACAAtgcaagc from Macaca fascicularis isolate 582-1 chromosome 4, T2T-MFA8v1.1 includes these protein-coding regions:
- the TMEM244 gene encoding putative transmembrane protein 244 isoform X6, with product MALQVRVAPSKVVLQKLLLCVILFYTVYYVSLSTGCMLFEVHELDVLAPFDFKTNPSWLNINYKGTSLAFTNTIHKRLKNIVPVKSQVWAMCVFWVEGEIEHSIVII